One Bombus pyrosoma isolate SC7728 linkage group LG9, ASM1482585v1, whole genome shotgun sequence genomic window carries:
- the LOC122570939 gene encoding dynein axonemal assembly factor 3 isoform X3: MWWGYSPALDIQFEINKHETNYPSEYLEILIVGANDARHILKTLASSYLYNDRIVIYNVVESTLEQVARSILLLSTCLETNLGLQEATRYYLEIFGNTLIRPATAKYLIKSCNQLSNIPTNTIDCPWLSLEQFKHKDRDQLQAIFKFWAHAACDNVPIVEYWDQRVRKSLKTRYDYREGVFDWDYHMILKSRGISNLTLQEYRFWRNNGIAFTWLEGEPVRSNPTLLNNIIQYGPGFVHYTYLGDITNGPFFTWALQEKRDDNIRYRATDIAEREIMKHMYEIRTGGSICQELIASHRDSSILNGTLVIEIPNKEMEQESWEKEKNKYKWNDISWINVKNHKIIFHPITFLSTSKHKMAYIDRFDFIWMAHNMVKQLPNLVPLLKKKGIMLVELPKFLVDVRNENLQNFVNELKSMMHHNGLHEINDINSNEHYIAGFSK, translated from the exons atgtGGTGGGGATATAGTCCAGCATTAGACATacaattcgaaattaataaacatgaaaCCAATTATCCAAGTGAATATCTCGAGATATTAATTGTAGGTGCTAATGATGCAAGACATATCTTGAAAACATTAGCATCATCTTATTTGTACAATGATCgcattgttatatataatgtagTCGAATCAACATTGGAACAAGTTGCTAGATCTATTCTCTTATTAAGTACTTGTTTAGAAACAAATTTGG GATTGCAAGAGGCAACTCGCTATTATTTAGAGATATTTGGAAATACATTAATAAGGCCTGCAACAgctaaatatttgataaaatcatGCAATCAGTTGTCAAATATACCAACGAATACAATTGATTGTCCTTGGTTAAGCTTGGAACAGTTCAAGCATAAGGATAGAGATCAATTGCAAGCAATTTTTAA attctGGGCACATGCAGCATGTGACAATGTTCCTATTGTGGAGTATTGGGATCAAAGAGTtagaaaatcattaaaaacaaGATATGATTATCGGGAAGGCGTTTTTGATTGGGATTATCATATGATTTTAAAATCTAGAGGTATTTCAAACCTAACATTGCAGGAATATAG ATTTTGGAGAAATAATGGAATTGCATTCACTTGGTTAGAAGGTGAACCTGTTAGAAGTAATCCAACATTGttaaacaatattatacaatatggTCCTGGGTTTGTACATTATACTTACTTAGGAGACATTACAAATGGTCCTTTCTTCACTTGGGCTTTACAGGAGAAAAGGGATGATAATAT CAGGTATAGAGCAACTGATATAGCTGAGAGAGAAATTATGAAGCATATGTATGAAATTAGAACTGGAGGATCAATATGCCAAGAACTTATTGCATCGCATAGAGATTCTTCTATCCTAAATGGCACATTAGTAATTGAAATACcaaataaagaaatggaacaGGAATCatgggaaaaagagaaaaataaatataagtgGAATGATATATCTTGGATAAATGTCAAAAATCATAAA ATAATCTTCCAtcctattacatttttatcaactTCTAAACATAAAATGGCATATATTGATAGATTTGATTTCATTTGGATGGCTCATAACATGGTGAAACAATTACCTAATCTTGTAccattactaaaaaaaaaaggaatcaTGTTGGTGGAACTACCAAAATTCCTGGTAGAcgtacgaaatgaaaatttacaaaattttgtaaacgaattaaaaagcATGATGCACCATAATGGATTACatgaaattaatgatataaattctaaTGAACATTATATTGCTGGATTTTCCAAATAA
- the LOC122570939 gene encoding dynein axonemal assembly factor 3 isoform X2, with translation MWWGYSPALDIQFEINKHETNYPSEYLEILIVGANDARHILKTLASSYLYNDRIVIYNVVESTLEQVARSILLLSTCLETNLVKNFVCFNTNTKGLQEATRYYLEIFGNTLIRPATAKYLIKSCNQLSNIPTNTIDCPWLSLEQFKHKDRDQLQAIFKFWAHAACDNVPIVEYWDQRVRKSLKTRYDYREGVFDWDYHMILKSRGISNLTLQEYRFWRNNGIAFTWLEGEPVRSNPTLLNNIIQYGPGFVHYTYLGDITNGPFFTWALQEKRDDNMYRATDIAEREIMKHMYEIRTGGSICQELIASHRDSSILNGTLVIEIPNKEMEQESWEKEKNKYKWNDISWINVKNHKIIFHPITFLSTSKHKMAYIDRFDFIWMAHNMVKQLPNLVPLLKKKGIMLVELPKFLVDVRNENLQNFVNELKSMMHHNGLHEINDINSNEHYIAGFSK, from the exons atgtGGTGGGGATATAGTCCAGCATTAGACATacaattcgaaattaataaacatgaaaCCAATTATCCAAGTGAATATCTCGAGATATTAATTGTAGGTGCTAATGATGCAAGACATATCTTGAAAACATTAGCATCATCTTATTTGTACAATGATCgcattgttatatataatgtagTCGAATCAACATTGGAACAAGTTGCTAGATCTATTCTCTTATTAAGTACTTGTTTAGAAACAAATTTGG taaaaaattttgtttgttttaatacaaataCCAAAGGATTGCAAGAGGCAACTCGCTATTATTTAGAGATATTTGGAAATACATTAATAAGGCCTGCAACAgctaaatatttgataaaatcatGCAATCAGTTGTCAAATATACCAACGAATACAATTGATTGTCCTTGGTTAAGCTTGGAACAGTTCAAGCATAAGGATAGAGATCAATTGCAAGCAATTTTTAA attctGGGCACATGCAGCATGTGACAATGTTCCTATTGTGGAGTATTGGGATCAAAGAGTtagaaaatcattaaaaacaaGATATGATTATCGGGAAGGCGTTTTTGATTGGGATTATCATATGATTTTAAAATCTAGAGGTATTTCAAACCTAACATTGCAGGAATATAG ATTTTGGAGAAATAATGGAATTGCATTCACTTGGTTAGAAGGTGAACCTGTTAGAAGTAATCCAACATTGttaaacaatattatacaatatggTCCTGGGTTTGTACATTATACTTACTTAGGAGACATTACAAATGGTCCTTTCTTCACTTGGGCTTTACAGGAGAAAAGGGATGATAATAT GTATAGAGCAACTGATATAGCTGAGAGAGAAATTATGAAGCATATGTATGAAATTAGAACTGGAGGATCAATATGCCAAGAACTTATTGCATCGCATAGAGATTCTTCTATCCTAAATGGCACATTAGTAATTGAAATACcaaataaagaaatggaacaGGAATCatgggaaaaagagaaaaataaatataagtgGAATGATATATCTTGGATAAATGTCAAAAATCATAAA ATAATCTTCCAtcctattacatttttatcaactTCTAAACATAAAATGGCATATATTGATAGATTTGATTTCATTTGGATGGCTCATAACATGGTGAAACAATTACCTAATCTTGTAccattactaaaaaaaaaaggaatcaTGTTGGTGGAACTACCAAAATTCCTGGTAGAcgtacgaaatgaaaatttacaaaattttgtaaacgaattaaaaagcATGATGCACCATAATGGATTACatgaaattaatgatataaattctaaTGAACATTATATTGCTGGATTTTCCAAATAA
- the LOC122570939 gene encoding dynein axonemal assembly factor 3 isoform X1, with protein sequence MWWGYSPALDIQFEINKHETNYPSEYLEILIVGANDARHILKTLASSYLYNDRIVIYNVVESTLEQVARSILLLSTCLETNLVKNFVCFNTNTKGLQEATRYYLEIFGNTLIRPATAKYLIKSCNQLSNIPTNTIDCPWLSLEQFKHKDRDQLQAIFKFWAHAACDNVPIVEYWDQRVRKSLKTRYDYREGVFDWDYHMILKSRGISNLTLQEYRFWRNNGIAFTWLEGEPVRSNPTLLNNIIQYGPGFVHYTYLGDITNGPFFTWALQEKRDDNIRYRATDIAEREIMKHMYEIRTGGSICQELIASHRDSSILNGTLVIEIPNKEMEQESWEKEKNKYKWNDISWINVKNHKIIFHPITFLSTSKHKMAYIDRFDFIWMAHNMVKQLPNLVPLLKKKGIMLVELPKFLVDVRNENLQNFVNELKSMMHHNGLHEINDINSNEHYIAGFSK encoded by the exons atgtGGTGGGGATATAGTCCAGCATTAGACATacaattcgaaattaataaacatgaaaCCAATTATCCAAGTGAATATCTCGAGATATTAATTGTAGGTGCTAATGATGCAAGACATATCTTGAAAACATTAGCATCATCTTATTTGTACAATGATCgcattgttatatataatgtagTCGAATCAACATTGGAACAAGTTGCTAGATCTATTCTCTTATTAAGTACTTGTTTAGAAACAAATTTGG taaaaaattttgtttgttttaatacaaataCCAAAGGATTGCAAGAGGCAACTCGCTATTATTTAGAGATATTTGGAAATACATTAATAAGGCCTGCAACAgctaaatatttgataaaatcatGCAATCAGTTGTCAAATATACCAACGAATACAATTGATTGTCCTTGGTTAAGCTTGGAACAGTTCAAGCATAAGGATAGAGATCAATTGCAAGCAATTTTTAA attctGGGCACATGCAGCATGTGACAATGTTCCTATTGTGGAGTATTGGGATCAAAGAGTtagaaaatcattaaaaacaaGATATGATTATCGGGAAGGCGTTTTTGATTGGGATTATCATATGATTTTAAAATCTAGAGGTATTTCAAACCTAACATTGCAGGAATATAG ATTTTGGAGAAATAATGGAATTGCATTCACTTGGTTAGAAGGTGAACCTGTTAGAAGTAATCCAACATTGttaaacaatattatacaatatggTCCTGGGTTTGTACATTATACTTACTTAGGAGACATTACAAATGGTCCTTTCTTCACTTGGGCTTTACAGGAGAAAAGGGATGATAATAT CAGGTATAGAGCAACTGATATAGCTGAGAGAGAAATTATGAAGCATATGTATGAAATTAGAACTGGAGGATCAATATGCCAAGAACTTATTGCATCGCATAGAGATTCTTCTATCCTAAATGGCACATTAGTAATTGAAATACcaaataaagaaatggaacaGGAATCatgggaaaaagagaaaaataaatataagtgGAATGATATATCTTGGATAAATGTCAAAAATCATAAA ATAATCTTCCAtcctattacatttttatcaactTCTAAACATAAAATGGCATATATTGATAGATTTGATTTCATTTGGATGGCTCATAACATGGTGAAACAATTACCTAATCTTGTAccattactaaaaaaaaaaggaatcaTGTTGGTGGAACTACCAAAATTCCTGGTAGAcgtacgaaatgaaaatttacaaaattttgtaaacgaattaaaaagcATGATGCACCATAATGGATTACatgaaattaatgatataaattctaaTGAACATTATATTGCTGGATTTTCCAAATAA
- the LOC122570939 gene encoding dynein axonemal assembly factor 3 isoform X4 yields MWWGYSPALDIQFEINKHETNYPSEYLEILIVGANDARHILKTLASSYLYNDRIVIYNVVESTLEQVARSILLLSTCLETNLGLQEATRYYLEIFGNTLIRPATAKYLIKSCNQLSNIPTNTIDCPWLSLEQFKHKDRDQLQAIFKFWAHAACDNVPIVEYWDQRVRKSLKTRYDYREGVFDWDYHMILKSRGISNLTLQEYRFWRNNGIAFTWLEGEPVRSNPTLLNNIIQYGPGFVHYTYLGDITNGPFFTWALQEKRDDNMYRATDIAEREIMKHMYEIRTGGSICQELIASHRDSSILNGTLVIEIPNKEMEQESWEKEKNKYKWNDISWINVKNHKIIFHPITFLSTSKHKMAYIDRFDFIWMAHNMVKQLPNLVPLLKKKGIMLVELPKFLVDVRNENLQNFVNELKSMMHHNGLHEINDINSNEHYIAGFSK; encoded by the exons atgtGGTGGGGATATAGTCCAGCATTAGACATacaattcgaaattaataaacatgaaaCCAATTATCCAAGTGAATATCTCGAGATATTAATTGTAGGTGCTAATGATGCAAGACATATCTTGAAAACATTAGCATCATCTTATTTGTACAATGATCgcattgttatatataatgtagTCGAATCAACATTGGAACAAGTTGCTAGATCTATTCTCTTATTAAGTACTTGTTTAGAAACAAATTTGG GATTGCAAGAGGCAACTCGCTATTATTTAGAGATATTTGGAAATACATTAATAAGGCCTGCAACAgctaaatatttgataaaatcatGCAATCAGTTGTCAAATATACCAACGAATACAATTGATTGTCCTTGGTTAAGCTTGGAACAGTTCAAGCATAAGGATAGAGATCAATTGCAAGCAATTTTTAA attctGGGCACATGCAGCATGTGACAATGTTCCTATTGTGGAGTATTGGGATCAAAGAGTtagaaaatcattaaaaacaaGATATGATTATCGGGAAGGCGTTTTTGATTGGGATTATCATATGATTTTAAAATCTAGAGGTATTTCAAACCTAACATTGCAGGAATATAG ATTTTGGAGAAATAATGGAATTGCATTCACTTGGTTAGAAGGTGAACCTGTTAGAAGTAATCCAACATTGttaaacaatattatacaatatggTCCTGGGTTTGTACATTATACTTACTTAGGAGACATTACAAATGGTCCTTTCTTCACTTGGGCTTTACAGGAGAAAAGGGATGATAATAT GTATAGAGCAACTGATATAGCTGAGAGAGAAATTATGAAGCATATGTATGAAATTAGAACTGGAGGATCAATATGCCAAGAACTTATTGCATCGCATAGAGATTCTTCTATCCTAAATGGCACATTAGTAATTGAAATACcaaataaagaaatggaacaGGAATCatgggaaaaagagaaaaataaatataagtgGAATGATATATCTTGGATAAATGTCAAAAATCATAAA ATAATCTTCCAtcctattacatttttatcaactTCTAAACATAAAATGGCATATATTGATAGATTTGATTTCATTTGGATGGCTCATAACATGGTGAAACAATTACCTAATCTTGTAccattactaaaaaaaaaaggaatcaTGTTGGTGGAACTACCAAAATTCCTGGTAGAcgtacgaaatgaaaatttacaaaattttgtaaacgaattaaaaagcATGATGCACCATAATGGATTACatgaaattaatgatataaattctaaTGAACATTATATTGCTGGATTTTCCAAATAA